Proteins found in one Neurospora crassa OR74A linkage group II, whole genome shotgun sequence genomic segment:
- the bdp-3 gene encoding bromodomain protein-3, variant, with protein MAVMTSQQADGGAALPEKPVTMATEAPTAAPDAPVADAPKSDAPAADAATADATGDAAPTPDAPVKDVADGDHQKETEVNGHDDAVSPKTLVPETKTDSLPTPKDEPSLEEAQTTPAKKEEDAPKAEESKEGERKSDEQAQKEDAKPAPVEEEKKAEEPAKEEEGPKDEGDKMEIDAPEVPAGDAQKEPVASPGEDKVPEPAAEEKPKEEEKPAAAEEAKEDKPAEPKADVATEAKSEAKSDDGPAAKEKEEAAAPAATETPATEPASKPPASPAKQQEDVEMADAPATVEEPAKSEQAKPAEATPTATQQETQDTAVSDVPPPTPAEDEKKDKESPQPSPAAPVAPVTADTSMSDAPPPSSKPYREREEDSEDEPVAKRAKVSPVADQASAKNEAKREDKMDVDSKPAASSASTSVHDRSEPKSLADDSINHLPISDYMNRQIRQVLAGVKKTKAGYHFRLPVSELWPGLWNEYSAKVKDPTDIQTMEKRLRGNLAKYHTLGDFKRDLEKLVQNSIAFNGEYHDVTAAARSCRDTILARLGGCPAFEPSRPEKKDFAKQHPTRHAEPRAASHLSSPSAPLPQRPQQPRVNTAAVPAPSSSKSIESPAFAIPANNNGMPLIRRDSTKPDSRAKRPVKPTHSKDLVYDTKRKKKLIPELRFCEEVLTELRKQRYYEFNEAFQKPVDPVALNIPTYHKIIKKPMDLSTMQSKLNAGDYASAKEFERDFDLIIKNCRLFNGEQHIVYEQALRLQSLYRREMSKKDEWLAKHAPAPAPHLSSNTSPRLKDESDWEEPESEGEPEVDEELKGAQQRLASYMKRLEEEQKKINDIMLEMNPNMADVEIAQSVVAMLQKQIITERSKIASMQPTKKAAPAKSHHANKPSVSKPKKAMPAGGSSHHAGGHVAKKASVSHSSMGGHGGGMGGMPKKAAARKPAPKRKMGTVEKEVIAAGIAELEGAQLERAIEIIKSDTGTGENDSGELELDIDQLSQEALTQLYDLAIKAFPHLQREKERTMAAQAPAPPPAAQRSKPVQKTKKNKPMSKMEQERRLQQLNELRAQAGRQGSGSQEPLESIEGTGRTSAEPAPQHHREEDSEDEESSEEE; from the exons ATGGCAGTTATGACAAGTCAACAAGCTGACGGCGGCGCGGCTCTGCCCGAGAAGCCCGTCACCATGGCTACTGAGGCGCCTACCGCCGCTCCAGATGCGCCAGTCGCAGATGCACCCAAGAGTgatgctcctgctgctgatgctgctactgctgatGCTACTGGTGATGCGGCACCAACCCCTGATGCGCCAGTGAAGGATGTTGCAGATGGTGATCACCAAAAAGAAACAGAAGTGAATGG CCACGACGACGCCGTCTCCCCTAAAACTCTTGTGCCAGAAACCAAAACCGATAGTCTTCCTACTCCTAAAGACGAACCTTCGTTGGAAGAAGCACAGACCACACCagccaagaaggaagaagacgccCCCAAAGCGGAAGAGTCGAAGGAAGGTGAGCGGAAGAGTGACGAGCAGGCCCAAAAAGAGGACGCAAAGCCCGCTCCagtagaggaagaaaagaaggccgaggaaccagcaaaggaggaggaggggccaAAGGACGAGGGCGACAAGATGGAGATCGATGCGCCAGAGGTACCGGCGGGCGATGCGCAAAAGGAGCCCGTCGCATCGCCTGGGGAGGACAAGGTTCCTGAACCGGCCGCCGAAGAAAAGcccaaggaagaagagaagcctgccgctgccgaggaggccaaggaggacaAGCCGGCCGAACCAAAAGCTGACGTAGCCACGGAAGCGAAATCTGAAGCGAAATCGGATGACGGACCCGCagcaaaggaaaaggaagaggctgctgctcctgccgcAACTGAGACCCCCGCCACTGAGCCCGCGTCAAAACCTCCCGCGTCTCCCGCgaaacaacaagaagacgtGGAAATGGCTGATGCACCCGCCACCGTAGAGGAGCCCGCCAAATCAGAACAGGCAAAGCCCGCCGAGGCGACGCCCACAGCAACCCAACAGGAGACACAAGACACTGCTGTCAGTGACGTACCGCCCCCCACGCCCGCTGAAGACGAGAAAAAGGACAAAGAGTCGCCTCAACCATCCCCAGCCGCCCCAGTCGCCCCGGTCACCGCAGACACCAGCATGTCGGATGCGCCCCCGCCGTCGTCCAAGCCCTATAGAGAACGCGAGGAAGACAGCGAAGATGAGCCTGTCGCCAAACGCGCAAAGGTGTCCCCTGTCGCAGATCAGGCCAGCGCCAAGAACGAGGCCAAGAGGGAGGACAAGATGGACGTTGACAGTAAGCCTGCCGCGTCATCTGCATCTACCTCGGTCCACGACAGGAGCGAACCCAAGTCGCTTGCGGATGACTCGATTAACCACTTGCCCATCTCGGACTACATGAATCGCCAGATCCGTCAGGTGCTGGCTGGCGTCAAGAAGACCAAAGCGGGTTATCACTTCCGTCTCCCCGTGTCGGAGCTCTGGCCGGGCCTGTGGAATGAATACTCGGCCAAGGTTAAGGACCCTACCGACATTCAGACCATGGAGAAGCGGCTCCGCGGGAACTTGGCTAAGTACCACACCCTAGGAGACTTCAAGCGCGACTTGGAGAAGCTGGTGCAAAACTCCATCGCCTTTAACGGTGAGTACCACGACGTCACTGCCGCGGCTCGGTCGTGTCGAGATACTATCTTGGCTCGACTTGGTGGCTGCCCAGCATTTGAGCCGTCGAGGCCGGAGAAAAAGGACTTTGCGAAGCAGCACCCGACCCGTCATGCGGAACCGAGAGCCGCTTCCCACCTCTCTTCTCCGTCGGCGCCTCTCCCCCAGCGCCCCCAACAGCCCCGCGTTAACACCGCTGCTGTGCCCGctccctcctcatcaaaGTCCATCGAGTCTCCTGCCTTTGCCATCCCTGCCAACAACAATGGCATGCCCCTCATTCGCCGCGACTCGACCAAGCCCGATAGCCGGGCCAAGCGCCCCGTCAAGCCGACCCATTCCAAGGACCTCGTCTATGACACAAAgcgcaagaagaagctcaTCCCCGAACTCCGTTTCTGCGAAGAGGTGCTCACTGAACTCCGCAAGCAGAGATACTATGAGTTCAACGAGGCCTTCCAGAAGCCGGTTGACCCTGTTGCCCTTAACATCCCGACTTACCACAAGATCATCAAGAAGCCGATGGACTTGTCGACGATGCAGAGCAAGCTTAACGCGGGCGACTACGCCAGCGCCAAGGAGTTTGAGCGGGACTTTGACCTGATCATCAAGAACTGCAGGCTGTTTAACGGCGAGCAGCACATCGTATATGAGCAGGCTCTGCGACTGCAAAGCCTTTACCGCCGTGAAATGTCTAAGAAAGATGAGTGGCTGGCTAAGCATGCGCCTGCTCCTGCGCCCCATCTTTCCTCGAACACTAGTCCTAGATTGAAGGATGAGTCGGACTGGGAGGAGCCTGAATCGGAGGGCGAGCCGGAGGTGGATGAGGAACTTAAGGGGGCCCAGCAGCGATTGGCAAGCTACATGAAGCGGTTGGAGGAAGAACAGAAGAAGATCAACGACATCATGCTCGAGATGAATCCGAATATGGCGGACGTCGAGATTGCACAGTCTGTCGTGGCCATGCTGCAAAAGCAGATCATCACTGAGAGGTCCAAGATTGCTTCCATGCAGCCGACCAAGAAGGCCGCGCCTGCAAAGTCGCATCATGCTAACAAGCCTTCGGTTAGCAAGCCTAAGAAGGCCATGCCGGCCGGCGGCAGCTCTCACCACGCTGGTGGCCATGTTGCTAAGAAGGCTAGCGTGAGCCATTCGAGCATGGGCGGTCACGGAGGTGGTATGGGAGGTATGCCTAAGAAAGCGGCCGCTAGGAAGCCCGCACCGAAGCGCAAGATGGGCACGGTCGAGAAGGAAGTTATTGCAGCCGGTATTGCCGAGCTGGAAGGCGCACAACTTGAGCGGGCTATTGAGATTATCAAGAGCGACACGGGCACGGGTGAAAACGACTCGGGTGAACTGGAGCTGGACATTGATCAACTCTCCCAAGAGGCCCTCACTCAGCTGTACGACCTCGCCATCAAGGCGTTCCCCCACCTgcaaagggaaaaggaacgTACCATGGCCGCTCAGGCGCCTGCTCCGCCACCTGCTGCACAACGGTCCAAACCCGTGCAGAAGACTAAGAAGAATAAGCCCATGAGCAAGATGGAGCAGGAGCGTAGACTGCAGCAGTTGAACGAGCTGCGCGCCCAGGCCGGCCGCCAAGGCTCCGGTAGTCAAGAGCCTCTGGAGTCGATCGAGGGTACGGGAAGGACTTCTGCTGAACCTGCTCCGCAGCACCATCGCGAGGAGGAcagcgaggatgaggagagcTCCGAGGAGGAGTAA